Genomic DNA from Leishmania major strain Friedlin complete genome, chromosome 2:
CCACGGAGtacacctccctctcccctttttACAGACATCTGagtgacacacacgcgcacgcacacgtgtgcaccgACGCTTTAAGAAGTGTAACCCGAGCAGTGGACTGAAAGCTTTCGTCATTCTCTCTGACACACACCCAtacacgtgcacgcgtgcatgcCCACATGCATTGGCGAAGACATGCCTTGGGCAAGGGATGCGGACGACCAACTCTCGCGCGCTCTTGCCCTTCCCTACCTCCTCTGCTTCCGAGgccagcaggtgcgtgtgcaccggCCCCTGCGGAGACCATCCTGTAAACGATGCACGCGCAAGTCCATCATTATACCACACATTCCACTGAGCCCCCACTACAccccatctccctctctctcacgctgaAGGCAACGTGCCAGACACAGAAAAGTATTGTGCATCCAGCTGTGGCCTTCATGGTGCAGAGGGGGCTTCGCTTCCGCTGAGTTTCGACAGAAAAGCAGCTGTGCATGGGCTTCTCGTGTATAGCGGAGCCTCGCGCGGCCTCACGTCCGCGGAGATCATCAAGGAGTAGATCACCTACGGATCGTACCTCATGAGCTTCGAAGACCGGGGAGAACACGGAGGTCCTGCTACGCGCGTGGACATTGTGGGTGCAGATGGGCGCAATTATCATGGTgctgagggagagggtgcggGCGTCGGAGGAGTACATCCGTCGCCTCGAGGGCACCGCTCACAGCGCCTGCCTCGAAGCGGTTCTCAACCGATTGATGGAAGTCGCCCGCGCCCACTGCCGGGAGACGACGCGGATGCGGACATGggacgcgctgcggcaggtgTGGGAGGGCACGGATATCGCCGCCTCTGAGGAGCTCCATTGCGGGCTGATAAACCCACGGAGGCGGACCCGCGGGCGCTCGcccgcatctcctcctccgtgttcGACACGAATGCAcgcacggcgtcgccgcaggTCGGACACAGCGTGCACCAGCTCACTCTCGAAGTGCCATCAAAAGGTCGAGCGGATGGATACACCGCAGGCTGTGGCCGAGCGCTACGCAGACGGACGGCTTGGCCTCACgttcgtgcgcgcgctgcggcgccgtaTAGCACCAGCCTCAGGGTACACTGAGGCTGTGCGCCGCGATCGCAGCGGCGAGCCGCGGATGGGCACTGACAAcgtgccgagcagctctgtggaggcggtgcagcgctgcctgcAGCGTTTGTGCCAGCCCATCGTCTTTTATAggtgcgacgccgctgcgcccaTGTCGTCAGCCGCCGGCATCTCCCCGAGCTTCACGACGATGCCGTCGACGCGAGCGCTCTTGGTGAAGCCGCACAGCCAGAGCAACTTCTACGCGGTAGACCATGTCACTGctgtgcacctgctgcaggaggctGTGTGCGAGCGGGTCGTGCACAGTCGCTACGGCGTTCTCGGTGTGCGCATcatgaagctgctgctgcagcaccacttCCTTGAGGAGCGGACGCTGGCGGAGCAGTCCATCGCAACGTACGTCAAGGTtcgcgaggtgctgcaccagATGTTCAAGGACGGCTTCCTGCTTCAGCAGGAGGTGCCGCGCACCTCGGCACTCGTCGAACGGTCCGCCAAGGCGAGTGTGTACCTCTGGGGGCTGAGCTGGagcgcgacgctgctgcctgtGGTGCGCGAGCGGCTCGCGAAAACGTTGACGATTGCGTGGGCGAAGCTccgtgaggcgcagcagcaggcgtcCGCCGTCGCAAAACATGCGGCCGGCGGACGCCCCACACCCGCAgctggcagcagcatcaACAGCAGTGCCGCTCACGCCGAGGAGATCGAGGCGCAGTGGAAGTATGGCATGTCGCGGAACATTCAGCAGGCACTGCAGGCCCAACGCGCTGTGACGGGGCTGCAGAGCTGTGTAATGTCACTcatgcggctgctgctgattgttgatttttttttttttaaaGGAGTGCGTCGCACAGTAGAGCGGCAGACGAGCGTCGGCGTGGTGGGCgtggcgtctctctctctttctccgtACCGTTGTTTTGGTTGCCATGCGCGCCAGGGGGACGGAGCGGTGCGGCCCGCACGCCGTCCGtcgccgctcttctctccgtCTTGTGCACCCGCGCGCGTGGTGCGTGGTGCGTAGGCGTGCCGCCCGCTCTGGAGGCTGTGTGAAGCGATGAACATAACGACTAACGAAACATGCGAAGGTTGTCGCGCACCGCACATCGTCTCACGTCCTgtccttctttctctctctctgtgtgctctCCACCGCGTCTGTACGGTGGTGTTGCCCACTGAaggcagcgcctcctcacaggcggaggtgtgcgtgtgtgtgtgtgtttgtgtgctgaACCAATGAAACACCGGCAAGTGGGAGGCGGAAGGTGCATCGGCGTTGCCACCATCTGCGGCGGTGTTTTCGGCCACACATGTGGAGGACGCATAGAGTGATGGAGTGGACGGACCGGCTCGCCGCTTCCCACGCTTGTGATCACCTCGTGGTATTTCATCATCGCCATCGCTCTTCgtgcctctcgctctctgctcCTCTGTAaccgctggtgctgcctcggcgcagtcccgctgccgctgttcgGGCGCGTCGCCGAAGCTTTCGTagccgctgcctcccccATCTCTGAGTTGCTCACTTGGGGGTGGTggccacacccacacacaggCAGTTTCGATTCGTGGCGTTGCGTGGCGACGCAGAGGCGAGCTGAGTTCTCAGGCTGCGCCGTCTGACATTCACTTGCGAGCGTCCGATGCAGCGTTTAACGCGTCAACGACacgcgccgcccgccgctgccgggaGAGCGGAGGATGCAACCGTGCTGCCGTCCCTCAAGAAAGACCCTCTGCCTGTGCGCAAGAGGCGGGAGGCGGCCAcacgcagcgcacagctcACCGATCTATTTGACAGTCTCTCAGCTGCGGATGCCAGGGCGCTGCAGAGCACCCAGCTCGGTGAGGATTTCGCGGATGGCTTCACTAATGAGGGTGCGGAAGGCCTTCTTTCGGCAACGCTGctctcgcggcggccgccgctctcgACCTCAGAGCCTTCCGACCACGCTGCGAATGGTGTTAGCAGCTCGTCGACTGGTGGATTAGTTCTTCGAAGTAGCGGGGTTGCTGCGCTCTCCACCAACAGTTATGGTCTTCCACGCCCGTTTCACGAGCAGGCACTTGCCGTGCGGTCGGTGGAGGTCGCGACCACCGAGATGCAGTCgacactgcagcagctgcaacaCGACCTCGCCTTTCACGCCAAGAGACGCatcgaggcggagcgcgaAGCGGGCGGTCACTTGGCCTCAgctccccgcccccgcccaTCGGGTGACTCGGAGTCCGTCACCCCACTGCGGGCTGAGACgacggctgcgcagcagcgccgcgtggcCGACCCGGATGTGCTCTCCGAAGCTGCTCGCATTCAGCgcgctcgcgccgccgcggccgatgAAGGTCTCTCCGACGACCAGTCTGTCGAGGACTACGGCGTCGACTGCGAGGTGCCGCGGCTGACTTCGGACAGCTGCTTGGCGGACGAAGTGGCGGCCATAGCGGTGTGCATGGCGAAGATAAAGGAGTCCGCCAAAGTCATGTACGACACCGAGGCCGCTGCGCCGAGcacgtcgacggcgccatgGTGGTGCTCTGCGCTGCACATGCGGGACATGAAGGCGTCCGCGGCCCGGCTCGACTACCATGCCCGCACTGCATTGAGCTGGTCGCACCGCTCgagggagcagctgctcttgAAAGCGGTCATGCTCAACAACGTGTCGgtgagcacgcgcacgcagctcctcgagcaacagcaacacTGGCAGGAGTTCCAGACTCGACTTCGCGATGGACAGGAGACCGTCATGCACCTGCAGGCGGACATCGCCCGATACCAGGCGCGTGTGCAAGCTGAGATGGCGCGTCGTGCTGCcctgcaggaggagctgcgcctctgctcgCAGGAGAGGGGCCTTGTTGACCCTGGCGAGCACAACCCACTGAAGGcagagctggcgctgctgctcgaggagCGCGAGTGGCCCTCTGATGCACTTAAGAAGGACGCGAGCGTTGTGCTGGACTGGCTGCGGTCCGTCTCGACTACTCTCGAGTGAGTCTCAAATtcgtgcggcggtgcgagcagcgcggcaacgGGGAGGGAgtgcgtctctgtctctgcgctcgtgatggtggtggtcgttgcAGCATCCGGCTGCGCGCACTTGCCCCAGTGGGGaggggccgccgcctcctctgcgaGGCGCTCGCCGTTTCACGCATTTTCTCCCATCCATGTACAGCGTCATGCTGCGCGGTGTGCGCCCGCATCGCACCGACATGCAGAGTGCCACGTCTTGGCACTGCGGCATCTCTCTCCAACTCAACACAGCACATGCCgcgccctctcttctctccacGACTCCAAtgccggcgtgcgcgcatcgCTTCAGCCCCGCCGCGTCCCTCGTCGTGTGTCTCGGCAGACACGAAGTCCTCTTTCCGGTTTCGGCTCCTGCGCTTGCCGCAAAGAAGTAagggcagcacacgcgcgcgctgtTGGGGGTTTCCACACGTATTgcccgccgccgtctct
This window encodes:
- a CDS encoding conserved hypothetical protein (previous protein_id=AAZ10076.1), with translation MDTPQAVAERYADGRLGLTFVRALRRRIAPASGYTEAVRRDRSGEPRMGTDNVPSSSVEAVQRCLQRLCQPIVFYRCDAAAPMSSAAGISPSFTTMPSTRALLVKPHSQSNFYAVDHVTAVHLLQEAVCERVVHSRYGVLGVRIMKLLLQHHFLEERTLAEQSIATYVKVREVLHQMFKDGFLLQQEVPRTSALVERSAKASVYLWGLSWSATLLPVVRERLAKTLTIAWAKLREAQQQASAVAKHAAGGRPTPAAGSSINSSAAHAEEIEAQWKYGMSRNIQQALQAQRAVTGLQSCVMSLMRLLLIVDFFFFKGVRRTVERQTSVGVVGVASLSLSPYRCFGCHARQGDGAVRPARRPSPLFSPSCAPARVVRGA
- a CDS encoding conserved hypothetical protein (previous protein_id=AAZ10077.1), with translation MQRLTRQRHAPPAAAGRAEDATVLPSLKKDPLPVRKRREAATRSAQLTDLFDSLSAADARALQSTQLGEDFADGFTNEGAEGLLSATLLSRRPPLSTSEPSDHAANGVSSSSTGGLVLRSSGVAALSTNSYGLPRPFHEQALAVRSVEVATTEMQSTLQQLQHDLAFHAKRRIEAEREAGGHLASAPRPRPSGDSESVTPLRAETTAAQQRRVADPDVLSEAARIQRARAAAADEGLSDDQSVEDYGVDCEVPRLTSDSCLADEVAAIAVCMAKIKESAKVMYDTEAAAPSTSTAPWWCSALHMRDMKASAARLDYHARTALSWSHRSREQLLLKAVMLNNVSVSTRTQLLEQQQHWQEFQTRLRDGQETVMHLQADIARYQARVQAEMARRAALQEELRLCSQERGLVDPGEHNPLKAELALLLEEREWPSDALKKDASVVLDWLRSVSTTLE